A genomic segment from Aerosakkonema funiforme FACHB-1375 encodes:
- a CDS encoding sugar transferase, whose product MMSHPVLSPSVIPSAISTSVSFPVHYYVHPSARSIFKRLLDIVGSTVGLLILAVVFVPIAIAIKLDSPGPIFYTQYRCGLRGQAFKLRKFRSMVTNAEALKSQIKNEAKGLIFKNENDPRVTRVGRFLRKTSLDELPQFWNVLVGEMSLVGTRPPTFDEVAHYNEHHWRRLNVKPGLTGEWQVNGRSSVKDFEDIVLLDLRYQTIWTPLYDIALILKTIKVVLARKGAC is encoded by the coding sequence ATGATGAGCCATCCAGTACTGTCTCCGAGCGTTATTCCTTCAGCAATATCTACATCCGTATCTTTTCCGGTGCATTACTACGTACATCCTTCGGCTAGATCCATTTTTAAACGTTTACTGGATATAGTGGGCAGTACAGTAGGTTTACTGATCCTGGCAGTGGTTTTTGTGCCGATCGCGATCGCAATAAAACTTGATAGTCCCGGCCCTATATTTTACACCCAATACCGCTGCGGGCTGCGGGGTCAAGCTTTTAAGCTCCGTAAGTTTCGCTCGATGGTCACAAATGCCGAAGCCCTGAAATCGCAGATTAAGAATGAAGCTAAAGGGCTAATCTTTAAAAATGAAAACGACCCCCGCGTCACCAGAGTAGGCCGTTTTTTACGCAAAACAAGTCTAGACGAACTGCCGCAATTTTGGAACGTGTTGGTAGGTGAAATGAGTTTGGTTGGTACTAGACCGCCCACCTTTGATGAAGTCGCTCATTACAACGAGCATCATTGGCGCAGATTAAACGTTAAGCCTGGTTTGACAGGTGAATGGCAGGTTAACGGTCGTTCTTCGGTCAAGGATTTTGAAGACATCGTTCTGCTAGACCTACGCTATCAAACAATTTGGACTCCTTTGTACGACATCGCGTTAATTCTCAAGACTATCAAAGTTGTGCTTGCTCGGAAAGGCGCTTGTTAA
- a CDS encoding RAD23 family protein — translation MKPFNLIAASTIMAATIWGFTATQSQADVSVKPESLQRNSNSALLAQTVAQNSTEVQKFLLQMQQNPQMVQRVLQLSQVNPQLMQVLIQRFLQRNPQLLHELKKNPQVVQQLLEDNPQLIEIFKQNPELRQQLQLDRTVIPQS, via the coding sequence GTGAAGCCCTTTAACTTAATAGCTGCCTCTACAATAATGGCAGCAACTATCTGGGGATTTACAGCAACTCAAAGCCAAGCTGATGTAAGTGTCAAACCAGAAAGCTTACAGCGAAACTCAAATTCTGCTTTACTGGCTCAAACTGTTGCACAAAATTCAACCGAGGTGCAAAAATTTTTGTTGCAAATGCAACAGAATCCCCAGATGGTTCAGCGAGTGCTACAGCTTTCACAAGTAAATCCGCAGTTGATGCAAGTGCTAATCCAAAGGTTTTTACAACGGAATCCGCAGTTACTTCACGAATTGAAAAAAAATCCCCAAGTAGTGCAACAGCTGCTCGAAGATAATCCGCAGCTAATAGAAATATTCAAACAAAATCCAGAGTTAAGGCAACAGCTTCAGTTAGATAGAACGGTAATTCCTCAAAGTTGA